From Marmota flaviventris isolate mMarFla1 chromosome X, mMarFla1.hap1, whole genome shotgun sequence, the proteins below share one genomic window:
- the Yy2 gene encoding transcription factor YY2 has translation MSSDSIIYITTENLEMPVDVVELHQINVETVPLETMAVQTIEVYEDISGNWVHGGHNHPPLIALQPLVTLTASHGEYDQEMIMVQTQEEVVGYCDADNLPANNELEGEVVDPVGGEDVSFQQTLASLFGSTMSSACGGKHTSQSGKHSSKNASSEAKVGNGSSELGSKKWEQKQVQMKTLEGEFSVTMWPSVDKGNQGTEVQGQTENSPPDYSEYMTGKKLPPEGIPGIDLSDPKQLAEFTRMKPKKPKEDGPRNIACSHKGCVKMFRDNSAMRKHLHTHGPRVHVCAECGKAFVESSKLKRHQLVHTGEKPFQCTFEGCGKRFSLDFNLRTHVRIHTGDRPYVCPFDGCNKKFAQSTNLKSHILMHAKNKTSQ, from the coding sequence ATGTCTTCAGACAGCATTATCTACATTACCACAGAAAATTTGGAGATGCCTGTAGATGTTGTAGAACTGCACCAGATTAATGTGGAAACGGTTCCTTTGGAGACTATGGCCGTGCAAACCATTGAAGTGTACGAGGATATTAGCGGTAATTGGGTCCACGGTGGCCACAACCACCCACCGCTAATTGCACTTCAGCCTCTGGTCACTCTCACTGCCAGCCACGGAGAATACGATCAGGAAATGATCATGGTGCAGACCCAAGAGGAGGTGGTGGGTTACTGTGATGCAGACAACCTGCCAGCCAACAATGAGCTCGAGGGCGAAGTGGTTGACCCAGTCGGCGGTGAAGATGTCAGTTTCCAGCAGACCCTAGCATCTCTTTTTGGCTCCACCATGTCCTCAGCCTGTGGTGGGAAGCACACCAGCCAGAGTGGCAAGCACAGCAGCAAGAATGCCAGCAGTGAGGCCAAGGTAGGAAACGGCAGCTCTGAACTGGGCAGTAAGAAGTGGGAACAGAAGCAGGTGCAGATGAAAACCCTGGAGGGAGAGTTCTCTGTCACTATGTGGCCCTCAGTTGACAAAGGAAACCAGGGGACAGAGGTTCAAGGACAGACTGAAAACTCACCTCCTGATTATTCTGAGTACATGACAGGGAAGAAACTTCCTCCTGAAGGAATACCAGGTATTGACCTCTCTGATCCCAAGCAGCTGGCAGAATTTACTAGAATGAagccaaaaaaacccaaagaagaTGGCCCAAGAAACATCGCTTGCTCTCATAAAGGCTGCGTGAAGATGTTCAGGGATAATTCTGCTATGAGAAAACATCTGCACACCCACGGTCCCCGAGTCCACGTATGTGCAGAATGCGGCAAAGCTTTCGTTGAGAGCTCCAAATTAAAGCGACATCAGTTggttcacactggagagaagccctttcAGTGCACCTTTGAAGGCTGTGGAAAGCGGTTTTCTCTGGATTTCAACTTGCGCACCCATGTACGAATCCACACTGGAGACAGGCCCTACGTGTGCCCTTTTGATGGCTGTAATAAGAAGTTTGCTCAATCAACTAACCTGAAGTCGCATATCTTAATGCATGCCAAGAACAAGACCAGCCAGTGA